CTTGAGGCAGAAAGTCCGGAGCGTACAGGTTGCTGTATTCTTGCGGACAAAGAAGAAATTGGAAATATGGGAGCGACCGGTATGCAGTCAAGCTTCTTCGAGGATATGGTCGCAGAGGTTCTGGCACTGACAGGGGAGGATAGCCCGGTGAAAGTAAGAAGAGTGCTTCGCAATTCCTGTATGTTATCTTCTGACGTAAGTGCCGCATACGATCCGCTTTATCCGGAAGTATTCGAGAAGAAGAATACAGCATATTTCGGGAGAGGACTTGTGTTGAATAAATACACAGGAAGCCGTGGAAAGAATGGAACAAGTGATGCTAACGCAGAGTATGTTGCGAAAGTAAGAAATGTATTTGACAACAATCATGTTGCTTTTCAGACCGCAGAACTTGGAAAGGTCGACCAGGGCGGCGGTGGAACCATCGCCTACGTCATGGCAAATAAAGCAATGAGCGTTATTGATAGTGGTGTGGCAGTTCTGTCCATGCATGCACCATACGAAGTGACAAGTAAATCTGATATATACGAAGTATACCGCGGATACAAAGCCTTTTTAAAAGATATGAAATAAAAAGTATGAAACATAAAGTATAAAATAAAGGGTATAAAATGAGATGGAAGCAGTGAAAAGATATGGAATATTGACAGTTGGTTCTGTTGTATTGGGAATTTCGGACTACATGTTCAAATTTCAGAATCACTTTAGTTTTGGTGGGGTCAGCGGTATCGCCGTGATTATGAGTGGTCTGCTTGGAGGCTCTGCGAGCACGTATACATTTGTCATTAATATGCTTTTACTTGTAGTTGCATTTATATTGTTGGGAAAAGAAGTGGCAATGCAGTCTGCCTATGTGAGCGTCTTGTACAGTGTAACACTGGAAGTCATACAGTATGTGTGGCCGATGTCAAAGCCACTTACAAATCAGCCGGTGTTGGAACTTGTATTTTGCTTTATGATCCTTGCAGTATGTTCCGCAATTTTCTTCAACATGAATGCATCCAGCGGGGGATCGGATATTATTGCTTTGATATTAAAAAAGTATACCAATGTTTCAATCGGAACAGCGCTGCTGGTCGTAGATTTCATAGTTGTCATTGTGGCATTTTTCGTGTATGGTGTAACTGTAGGGTTATTCTCACTGGCCGGATTCCTTGCGAAGTCATTTTTTATTGACACGGTCATTGAGACATTGAATCTATGTAAATATTTTACAATCATTTCCAAAAATGCAGAGCCAATCTGCAATTACATTAATGCAGAGTTGAATCACGGTGCGACGATTTACGATGCAAGAGGCGCATATACGAAAGATAACAAACAGGTAGTTATGGCAGTTGTAAAACGCGAACAGGCGAGAAATCTCCGGAACTATGTTCACAAAGTAGATCCGGACGCATTTATGATGATTACTAACAGCAGCGAGATTATTGGTAAAGGATTTATAGAATAGGAGGAGCTTGCGATGAGCAGCATATTTGATATATTGGGACCGGTCATGGTCGGTCCGTCCAGTTCCCATACAGCAGGAGCGGTGCGAATTGGATATACAGCCAGACAACTTTTTGGGGAGCCGGTGAAAAAAGCAATTGTATATCTTCATGGTTCATTTGCAGCAACTGGAGAAGGACATGGGACGGATAAGGCAATCAT
The sequence above is drawn from the Dorea formicigenerans genome and encodes:
- a CDS encoding YitT family protein encodes the protein MEAVKRYGILTVGSVVLGISDYMFKFQNHFSFGGVSGIAVIMSGLLGGSASTYTFVINMLLLVVAFILLGKEVAMQSAYVSVLYSVTLEVIQYVWPMSKPLTNQPVLELVFCFMILAVCSAIFFNMNASSGGSDIIALILKKYTNVSIGTALLVVDFIVVIVAFFVYGVTVGLFSLAGFLAKSFFIDTVIETLNLCKYFTIISKNAEPICNYINAELNHGATIYDARGAYTKDNKQVVMAVVKREQARNLRNYVHKVDPDAFMMITNSSEIIGKGFIE